One Kitasatospora sp. MAP12-44 DNA segment encodes these proteins:
- a CDS encoding alpha/beta fold hydrolase produces MPQSTLPAQAVTAPRGRRLAALVTGCTLLAAALVGAAAPARAQAAAQPDPIAAAQALAAPLVPGANDWSCKPSSAHPRPVVLVHGTFANGSVNWLTIAPALAANGYCVFALTYGAQPDVPVLRAIAPVADSAQQLSTFVDGVLAATGAGQVDIVGHSQGGMMPRYYLKFDGGAAKVHTLVGLAPSNHGTTLDGLSTLAQSYPGAAAVVGSLCPACTDQLVGSDTLNRLNADGDTLPGVTYWVIATRYDEVVTPYQSQFLTGPDVHNVLVQDLCPANAPDHVLMATDPVVEHEIRHALDPADVGDATCLANLTG; encoded by the coding sequence ATGCCCCAATCCACGCTGCCCGCACAGGCGGTGACCGCGCCGCGCGGTCGCCGGCTCGCCGCGCTCGTCACCGGCTGCACGCTGCTGGCCGCCGCCCTGGTCGGCGCCGCCGCCCCCGCGCGGGCCCAGGCGGCCGCGCAACCGGACCCGATCGCCGCCGCCCAGGCGCTCGCCGCGCCGCTCGTTCCGGGCGCCAACGACTGGTCGTGCAAGCCGAGTTCCGCCCACCCCCGGCCGGTCGTGCTGGTCCACGGCACCTTCGCGAACGGCTCGGTCAACTGGCTGACCATCGCCCCGGCGCTGGCCGCCAACGGGTACTGCGTCTTCGCGCTCACCTACGGCGCGCAGCCCGACGTCCCCGTGCTGCGCGCGATCGCCCCGGTCGCGGACTCCGCGCAGCAGCTGTCCACCTTCGTGGACGGCGTGCTGGCGGCCACCGGCGCCGGCCAGGTCGACATCGTCGGCCACAGCCAGGGCGGCATGATGCCGCGTTACTACCTGAAGTTCGACGGCGGCGCGGCCAAGGTGCACACCCTGGTCGGCCTGGCACCCAGCAACCACGGCACCACCCTCGACGGCCTGAGCACCCTCGCGCAGTCGTACCCGGGCGCGGCGGCCGTGGTCGGCTCGCTCTGCCCCGCCTGCACCGACCAGCTCGTCGGCTCGGACACCCTCAACCGGCTCAACGCGGACGGCGACACGCTGCCCGGCGTCACGTACTGGGTGATCGCGACCCGCTACGACGAGGTGGTGACGCCCTACCAGTCGCAGTTCCTCACCGGCCCCGACGTGCACAACGTCCTCGTCCAGGACCTCTGCCCCGCCAACGCCCCCGACCACGTGCTGATGGCCACCGACCCGGTGGTCGAGCACGAGATCCGCCACGCCCTCGACCCCGCCGACGTCGGCGACGCCACCTGCCTGGCCAACCTGACCGGCTGA
- a CDS encoding proline--tRNA ligase: MRWSQMYAPTLRDDPADADAVSHRLLVRAGFARQLMAGHYSLLPLAVRVRAKVIEIIREEMERIGSQEWILPAMHPAEIWQRSGRWEVMGDEMFRLKDRKGADLALGMTHEEIFTTLAQELASYKQLPQMWYQFQTKFRDEPRPKSGLLRVREFTMKDSYSFDLDQAGLDRSFDLHREAYVRIFQRLGIPAIPVQASSGAMGGSASVEFMSPTEAGEDLVAHCPACGYAANVEKATSALPAIEDPESLAAPERFDTPDARTIEQLATKHGVPAERQIKTLVYVVDDQLTLVLVRGDHSLVEQKLLDVTGARNARPAQPEEIKAALQASPGSLGAVGVTGLTVLADEALRGRRAMSTGANEDGVHLRGVDIERDIAVTRWADFREVVAGEACPTCAAPLTVVRTVEVGHIFKLGYKYTESLDVSVLGADGTRIKPIMGSYGIGVERSIAAVVESHNDEKGIVWPVSVAPFEVVIVPIGKGDEETTKVVEGLYEQLRAARVDVVLDDRNERPGVKFADIELIGIPFRITVGPRGLKEGVVELVARADGETVQVPIAEAAAAVTALINEARLAV, from the coding sequence ATGCGCTGGTCCCAGATGTACGCCCCGACCCTGCGTGATGACCCGGCGGACGCGGACGCGGTGAGCCACCGGCTGCTCGTCCGGGCTGGTTTCGCACGCCAGTTGATGGCCGGGCACTACTCGCTGCTGCCGCTGGCTGTCCGGGTTCGGGCGAAGGTCATCGAGATCATCCGCGAGGAGATGGAGCGGATCGGCTCCCAGGAGTGGATCCTGCCCGCGATGCACCCGGCGGAGATCTGGCAGCGCTCGGGCCGCTGGGAGGTCATGGGCGACGAGATGTTCCGCCTCAAGGACCGCAAGGGTGCGGACCTCGCGCTGGGTATGACGCACGAGGAGATCTTCACCACGCTCGCCCAGGAGCTCGCCTCCTACAAGCAGTTGCCGCAGATGTGGTACCAGTTCCAGACCAAGTTCCGCGACGAGCCCCGCCCGAAGAGCGGTCTGCTGCGGGTGCGCGAGTTCACCATGAAGGACTCCTACAGCTTCGACCTTGACCAGGCCGGCCTGGACCGCTCCTTCGACCTGCACCGCGAGGCCTATGTGCGGATCTTCCAGCGCCTGGGCATCCCCGCCATCCCCGTGCAGGCGTCCAGCGGCGCGATGGGCGGCTCGGCCTCGGTCGAGTTCATGTCGCCCACCGAGGCCGGCGAGGACCTGGTCGCGCACTGCCCGGCCTGTGGCTACGCCGCCAATGTGGAGAAGGCCACCTCGGCGCTGCCGGCGATCGAGGACCCGGAGAGCCTGGCCGCGCCGGAGCGCTTCGACACCCCCGACGCCCGGACCATCGAGCAGCTGGCCACCAAGCACGGGGTGCCGGCCGAGCGCCAGATCAAGACCCTGGTGTACGTCGTCGACGACCAGCTCACGCTGGTGCTGGTCCGCGGCGACCACAGCCTGGTCGAGCAGAAGCTGCTCGATGTCACCGGCGCCCGCAACGCGCGCCCGGCGCAGCCGGAGGAGATCAAGGCGGCGCTGCAGGCCTCCCCGGGCAGCCTGGGCGCCGTCGGCGTGACCGGACTGACCGTGCTGGCCGACGAGGCGCTGCGCGGGCGCCGCGCGATGAGCACCGGCGCCAACGAGGACGGTGTCCACCTGCGCGGCGTCGACATCGAGCGGGACATCGCCGTCACCCGCTGGGCGGACTTCCGCGAGGTCGTCGCCGGTGAGGCCTGCCCGACCTGCGCGGCGCCGCTCACGGTGGTCCGCACGGTCGAGGTCGGCCACATCTTCAAGCTGGGCTACAAGTACACCGAGTCGCTGGACGTCAGCGTGCTCGGCGCGGACGGCACCCGGATCAAGCCGATCATGGGCAGCTACGGCATCGGCGTCGAGCGTTCCATCGCGGCGGTCGTCGAGTCGCACAACGACGAGAAGGGCATCGTCTGGCCGGTCTCGGTCGCGCCGTTCGAGGTCGTCATCGTGCCGATCGGCAAGGGCGACGAGGAGACCACCAAGGTCGTCGAGGGTCTCTACGAGCAGCTGCGCGCGGCTCGGGTGGACGTCGTCCTGGACGACCGCAACGAGCGCCCCGGGGTGAAGTTCGCGGACATCGAGCTGATCGGCATCCCGTTCCGGATCACCGTCGGCCCGCGCGGTCTGAAGGAGGGCGTGGTCGAGCTGGTCGCCCGCGCCGACGGCGAGACCGTGCAGGTCCCGATCGCGGAGGCGGCCGCGGCCGTGACGGCGCTGATCAACGAGGCTCGCCTCGCGGTCTGA
- a CDS encoding ATP-dependent DNA ligase: MPPFELPIEVALARPITRLPASAEGLSAQAKVDGWRAILLTGPEPRVFSRHGKDLTKAFADIAEAAQFLPPSVLDGELVAVLPTGELSFGLLQTRSGKGPKAGAGFAAQFAAFDALSAGDTDLRDRPHLERHARLLGLLEGAPLGVQPLPITSDLDEARRWFGALGGGVEGCVLKPTGSRYRPGYASNWLKFRVHHSVDAVVVGITPGSTPAGQAAVLAQPNTRGQLRPVGVSLPLGQTLRAELAPLLRPVGGELVELPGTLGGLPGAPQVSYLPVHPDVVVEIEVDQKLEFGRYRHRPRVLRVRGDLTADQVTPPRTAL, encoded by the coding sequence GTGCCGCCGTTCGAACTCCCGATTGAGGTGGCGCTGGCACGGCCGATCACCCGGCTACCCGCCAGCGCCGAAGGGCTGTCGGCCCAGGCCAAGGTCGACGGATGGCGCGCCATCCTGCTGACTGGCCCTGAGCCGCGCGTGTTCAGCCGGCACGGCAAGGACTTGACCAAGGCTTTCGCGGACATCGCCGAAGCCGCCCAGTTCCTTCCGCCCTCTGTCTTGGACGGCGAGCTGGTCGCTGTCCTGCCCACAGGAGAGTTGTCGTTCGGTCTTTTGCAGACCCGCTCCGGCAAGGGACCGAAGGCCGGCGCCGGGTTCGCCGCCCAGTTCGCCGCGTTCGACGCCCTATCCGCAGGCGACACCGACCTTCGGGACCGTCCTCATCTCGAGCGCCACGCCCGCTTGCTGGGACTCCTCGAAGGCGCCCCACTAGGGGTCCAGCCGCTGCCCATCACCAGCGACCTGGACGAGGCCCGCCGGTGGTTCGGTGCCCTCGGCGGTGGTGTCGAAGGCTGCGTCCTCAAGCCCACTGGCTCTCGCTACAGGCCGGGCTACGCCTCGAATTGGCTCAAGTTCCGTGTTCACCATTCGGTGGACGCGGTCGTCGTCGGCATCACTCCCGGCTCCACGCCAGCTGGCCAGGCCGCAGTCCTCGCACAGCCGAATACCCGCGGCCAACTGCGCCCGGTCGGGGTCAGCCTCCCCCTGGGCCAGACACTGCGCGCCGAGCTCGCACCGCTGCTTCGCCCGGTCGGCGGCGAACTAGTGGAGCTACCGGGCACGCTGGGTGGCCTTCCAGGCGCGCCACAGGTCTCCTATCTTCCAGTCCACCCGGACGTCGTGGTGGAGATCGAGGTCGACCAGAAGCTCGAATTCGGGCGCTATCGCCACCGGCCGCGCGTGCTCCGTGTGCGGGGCGACCTGACGGCGGACCAGGTCACGCCGCCGCGCACGGCCCTGTGA
- a CDS encoding protein kinase, producing MIGRALNGRYELVGMLGVGGMATVYEGVDRVLGRPVAVKVLNGGLAEDPRFAERFGREAQHAAMLVHPRIAMVFDSGMDQGSPYIVMELIRGRSLGSLLAENGPLPVERAVGIASAVCEALEVAHAAGLVHRDIKPGNIMITDDGGVKVVDFGIARASASGQQLTQTATVLGTAAYLSPEQATAAEVDGRTDLYALGCVLVEMLTGQPPFTAETPVAIAFKQVTEEPVPVSHRRPEVPPALDLVTLRMLAKRPADRPLNAAAARAELLAAIPVPGALDRTSELLTGAIADAGGGARTTVLPATPYPQAYQEPPPYQGVGAPTSVMAPLPAYPAEAPARRRPSRGRAVLIGAGVLAGVGVLAAVAFSGSGGGQPAKHPAGASTPVQAAPGANSAAPTPAVQSTPPAASASARPAPSAALAALSAEVAQAQLPGDRQAALLKTLDAASAAISAGRQPVAVLQLKSAQRQVRDLSKKHAVDGATAASWQHQLDSIISSLGNGGANGTPAADNAGADGTGVGSSDGSTDGSSGYVDGGSSDYGWNN from the coding sequence GTGATCGGACGTGCGCTGAACGGCCGCTACGAACTCGTCGGCATGCTGGGCGTCGGTGGCATGGCCACCGTCTACGAGGGCGTCGACCGGGTGCTCGGCCGCCCGGTGGCGGTCAAGGTGCTCAATGGCGGCCTGGCCGAGGACCCGCGGTTCGCCGAGCGGTTCGGCCGCGAGGCGCAGCACGCGGCGATGCTGGTGCACCCGCGGATCGCGATGGTCTTCGACTCGGGCATGGACCAGGGCTCCCCGTACATCGTCATGGAGTTGATCCGCGGCCGGTCGCTCGGCTCGCTGCTGGCCGAGAACGGGCCGCTGCCGGTGGAGCGCGCGGTCGGGATCGCCTCGGCGGTCTGCGAGGCGCTGGAGGTGGCGCACGCCGCCGGCCTGGTGCACCGGGACATCAAGCCCGGGAACATCATGATCACGGATGACGGCGGGGTGAAGGTCGTCGACTTCGGCATCGCCCGCGCCAGCGCGTCGGGCCAGCAGCTGACCCAGACCGCCACGGTGCTCGGCACCGCCGCCTACCTGTCGCCCGAGCAGGCCACCGCCGCCGAGGTGGACGGCCGGACCGACCTCTACGCGCTGGGCTGCGTGCTGGTGGAGATGCTCACCGGGCAGCCGCCGTTCACCGCCGAGACGCCGGTCGCCATCGCGTTCAAGCAGGTGACGGAGGAGCCCGTCCCGGTCTCCCATCGACGGCCCGAGGTGCCGCCCGCGCTGGACCTGGTGACCCTGCGGATGCTGGCGAAGCGACCGGCGGACCGCCCGCTGAATGCGGCAGCCGCCCGGGCCGAGCTGCTGGCGGCGATACCCGTCCCGGGCGCGCTGGACCGTACGTCCGAACTGCTCACCGGCGCCATCGCCGACGCGGGTGGCGGTGCCCGGACGACCGTGCTGCCGGCCACCCCGTACCCGCAGGCGTACCAGGAGCCGCCGCCGTACCAGGGTGTCGGCGCGCCCACCTCGGTGATGGCGCCGCTGCCCGCGTACCCGGCCGAGGCGCCCGCCCGGCGCAGACCGAGCCGCGGCCGTGCCGTGCTGATCGGCGCGGGGGTGCTGGCCGGGGTCGGGGTGCTGGCCGCGGTGGCCTTCTCCGGGTCGGGCGGCGGACAGCCCGCCAAGCACCCGGCCGGTGCGTCGACTCCGGTGCAGGCAGCGCCGGGTGCGAACAGCGCGGCCCCCACGCCGGCCGTGCAGTCGACGCCCCCCGCAGCGTCCGCCTCGGCTCGGCCGGCTCCATCGGCCGCGCTCGCCGCGCTGAGCGCCGAGGTGGCCCAGGCGCAGCTGCCGGGCGACCGGCAGGCGGCGCTGCTCAAGACCCTCGACGCTGCCTCGGCGGCGATCTCGGCCGGCCGGCAGCCGGTGGCGGTGCTGCAGCTGAAGTCGGCCCAGCGCCAGGTGCGCGACCTGTCGAAGAAGCACGCGGTGGACGGCGCGACGGCCGCCTCATGGCAGCACCAACTCGACTCGATCATCAGCTCGTTGGGGAACGGCGGAGCCAACGGCACCCCTGCTGCTGACAATGCCGGCGCCGACGGGACCGGCGTCGGAAGCAGCGACGGGAGCACCGACGGCAGCAGCGGCTATGTCGACGGCGGAAGCAGCGACTACGGATGGAACAACTGA
- a CDS encoding DUF5655 domain-containing protein — protein MAGLKLFKDVDGEAVELAGSTVALERHIQTYIERNMERLLGVRFLASEYYTGARHAGRIDSLGLDEDFSPVVVEYKRARGESIVTQGLYYLAWLRDHKSEFEALVAKRLGADVSARVDWSSPRVVCIAGDFTRYDAHAVQEIGRRVDLVRYTSFNDGVLALETLVSVAGTADASSSVPGSADSSRSVGKTKTVTEVLAQAPQSLQDLYADLDARLLALGDVHSVPLQLYFAYRRSGNIACVKVLPREHTLLVFLKVDPSAVELVDGWTRNVREIGHHGTGDLEVRIKSVEDLARAGELFEASYAA, from the coding sequence GTGGCTGGTCTGAAGCTGTTCAAGGATGTCGATGGCGAGGCTGTCGAGCTGGCGGGTTCCACGGTTGCTCTGGAGCGGCATATCCAGACGTATATCGAGCGGAATATGGAGCGTCTGCTCGGCGTGCGGTTTCTAGCGTCGGAGTACTACACGGGCGCACGGCATGCCGGGCGGATCGACTCGTTGGGTCTGGACGAGGACTTTTCTCCTGTCGTCGTGGAGTACAAGCGTGCCCGTGGTGAGAGCATTGTTACTCAAGGGCTCTATTATTTGGCCTGGTTGAGGGACCATAAGTCGGAGTTCGAGGCGCTCGTGGCGAAGAGGCTCGGTGCCGATGTCTCTGCCCGCGTTGATTGGAGTAGCCCTCGGGTCGTGTGCATCGCGGGCGACTTCACGCGTTACGACGCGCACGCTGTTCAGGAGATCGGCCGGCGGGTGGACCTGGTCCGGTACACGAGCTTCAACGACGGGGTCCTTGCGCTGGAGACGCTGGTCTCGGTTGCCGGGACGGCCGATGCGTCGTCCAGCGTGCCCGGTTCGGCCGACAGCTCGCGTTCGGTCGGCAAGACGAAGACCGTGACGGAGGTCCTCGCACAGGCCCCGCAGTCGTTGCAGGACCTGTATGCCGACCTGGACGCTCGGCTGCTGGCGCTGGGCGATGTCCACAGCGTTCCCTTGCAGCTGTACTTCGCCTACCGGCGCTCGGGCAACATCGCGTGCGTGAAGGTGCTCCCGCGTGAGCACACGCTGCTGGTCTTCCTGAAGGTTGACCCGTCCGCAGTGGAGCTGGTCGACGGCTGGACCCGTAACGTACGCGAGATCGGGCACCACGGCACGGGCGACCTGGAGGTGCGGATCAAGTCGGTGGAGGATCTCGCTCGCGCGGGCGAGCTGTTCGAGGCCAGTTACGCCGCGTAG